One Purpureocillium takamizusanense chromosome 1, complete sequence genomic window carries:
- the GIM4 gene encoding Cochaperone prefoldin complex subunit (EggNog:ENOG503P3X9~COG:O~BUSCO:EOG09265BAK): MSSEQQATPAKKQQDLQATYSNYKNTLQQIAQKIGDIEQEAEEHKLVLETLEPLAEDRKCFRLINGVLVERTVKDVVPALKTNQDGLRKVLDDLVKQYKTKQDELDKWKKKNNVQVVQQ; this comes from the exons ATGTCTTCAGAGCAGCAGGCAACGCCTgccaagaagcagcagg ATCTTCAGGCTACATACTCCAACTACAAAAACACGCTGCAGCAGATAGCCCAAAAGATTGGTGATATCGAGCAGGAGGCTGAAGAGCACAA GCTTGTTCTTGAGACACTGGAGCCGCTCGCGGAGGACCGCAAGTGCTTCCGACTGATCAACGGTGTGCTGGTTGAGAGGACTGTCAAAGATGTCGTCCCGGCCCTTAAGACGAACCAAGATGGCCTAAGGAAGGTCCTGGATGACCTGGTAAAGCAGTACAAGACGAAACAAGATGAGCTGGACAAATGGAAG AAAAAGAACAATGTTCAGGTAGTGCAACAATGA
- a CDS encoding uncharacterized protein (COG:K~EggNog:ENOG503Q36H), which yields MSDSPQSPPKDVDHGAQSPDEEGQMNENQDPQSANPGSYEFEGVKEQDRWLPIANVARIMKNALPDNAKIAKEAKECMQECVSEFISFITSEASEKCQQEKRKTVNGEDILFAMTSLGFENYAEALKVYLSKYREQQNQSNRERVMENSWGGSMIPGEKGEPSAAGTEYATAEGATGADGSADPNYMYGSHPAHNGAGAAEGY from the exons ATGTCCGATTCCCCCCAATCTCCTCCCAAGGACGTCGACCATGGCGCACAGTCACCAGACGAGGAAGGACAAATGAACGAGAATCAAGACCCACAGTCGGCCAACCCGGGGAGCTATGAGTTCGAGGGCGTTAAAGAACAGGATCGGTGGCTGCCCATAGCCAATG TCGCTCGAATCATGAAGAACGCCCTTCCGGACAATGCCAAGATAGCAAAGGAAGCCAAAGAGTGCATGCAGGAGTGCGTGAGTGAGTTCATCTCTTTCATCACGAGTGAAG CCTCGGAAAAGTGCCAGCAAGAGAAGCGAAAGACCGTCAATGGCGAAGATATCCTGTTCGCCATGACGTCGCTCGGCTTCGAGAACTacgccgaggcgctcaaAGTCTACCTTTCCAAGTATCGCGAG CAACAGAACCAGTCCAACAGAGAGCGTGTCATGGAGAATTCGTGGGGTGGCTCAATGATTCCCGGCGAGAAGGGCGAGCCATCGGCCGCCGGTACAGAATATgccaccgccgagggcgctaccggtgccgacggcagcgcagACCCCAACTACATGTACGGCTCGCATCCCGCTCATAacggtgccggtgctgcgGAAGGATACTGA
- the RRN3 gene encoding DNA independent RNA polymerase I transcription factor (COG:J~EggNog:ENOG503NZ4B~BUSCO:EOG09261660) yields the protein MRPFEPQARALAGPAIKSSTPVKSILKPTSVLGRRKELHDASVDLPEPLDSPTKRRKVFFDEIKNVTYEVGRRTMNDVKLEVRSALEEHLRGNDGQYDMLKELFANDKQRYLPPVVGEEDDTLKPHELQVYVMALTSCVPILKGKECNGLVKTILHCSWLGRDAAFTQVFTHFLAALVSAQGSYLVPVLSTMVEKFRDTSPSSWSVPDFPDVSRETMRERLHSSIRYLLQMFPSAVAVLENLLGAKFPFPDESVRIHMAYIHNLLHVKDYVPDLRDEILDLILNRVVKIDSQMQVDLEDLDDDVTAAVMYALRENQQRLSGLEDDYSDESDNESVDSDDLDYDQEAARIKTVKESVEKMDAVLDTLFSFYTPHFLNPGSDKAFDMFTIILREFDHIVLPTYKSRHTQFLIFHFAQQHERLTDAFCGQLIATAFQGNTPNVLKQAAAAYLASFVARGAHVPGSLVRTMFMLLIHHLEQYRKKYEPLCRGPDLKRFHPYYSLVQATLYIFCFRWQDLVVSAPEVVDPEDPASYIGQDLEWVGSSRKDLSIQIFGKLNPLKVCAPVIVEEFAKLAHRLNFMYIYPLVESNKRVRLTQYLSATYATGGALRDSGYEAQGESFHQLDPYFPFDPYQLPISKRWLADDYVHWKSVPGLNADDDDDDSDEMDDDEDGDIEEGTATDSEVDDFE from the coding sequence atgcgaCCATTCGAACCGCAGGCGAGGGCTCTTGCCGGCCCTGCAATCAAAAGCTCCACGCCGGTCAAATCAATACTGAAACCAACCTCAGTCTTGGGTAGGAGAAAGGAGTTGCACGATGCTTCTGTCGACTTGCCGGAGCCGTTAGACAGTCCCACCAAGCGTCGCAAAGTGTTTTTCGACGAAATAAAGAACGTTACATACGAAGTTGGCCGGAGGACGATGAACGACGTCAAATTGGAAGTGCGGTCGGCACTTGAGGAACACCTGCGAGGCAACGATGGCCAGTACGACATGCTCAAAGAACTCTTCGCAAACGACAAGCAAAGATACTTGCCACCAGtcgttggcgaggaggacgacaccTTGAAGCCTCACGAGCTGCAAGTGTATGTCATGGCGCTGACCAGCTGCGTTCCCATACTGAAGGGCAAGGAATGCAACGGCCTGGTCAAGACCATCCTACATTGTTCGTGGCTGGGTCGCGATGCTGCCTTCACCCAAGTTTTCACCCATTTTTTGGCTGCGTTGGTTAGCGCCCAAGGCTCCTATCTTGTGCCCGTCCTGTCGACCATGGTTGAGAAGTTCCGTGACACCAGCCCGTCGTCCTGGTCCGTCCCCGACTTCCCCGACGTTAGCCGGGAGACGATGCGCGAACGCCTGCATTCGAGTATCCGATACCTGCTGCAGATGTTCCCGTCAGCAGTGGCAGTATTGGAGAACCTACTGGGCGCCAAGTTTCCATTTCCTGACGAGTCGGTGCGGATACACATGGCATATATCCACAATTTGCTCCACGTCAAGGACTACGTGCCGGACCTACGGGACGAAATACTTGACCTCATTCTCAATAGAGTTGTCAAGATCGATTCGCAGATGCAGGTAGACCtggaggacctcgacgacgatgtcaccgccgccgttaTGTACGCGCTGCGGGAAAACCAACAACGATTGTCCGGCTTGGAAGATGATTATTCCGATGAGAGCGACAATGAATCGGTGGACAGTGACGACCTGGACTACGATCAAGAGGCGGCCAGAATCAAGACTGTCAAGGAAAGTGTCGAGAAGATGGATGCAGTGCTGGACACCCTCTTCAGCTTCTACACTCCGCATTTCCTGAACCCAGGATCCGACAAGGCGTTCGATATGTTCACCATCATCCTCCGCGAGTTCGATCACATTGTCTTACCGACTTACAAGTCGAGACACACGCAATTCCTCATCTTCCACTTTGCGCAACAGCACGAGCGACTTACGGACGCGTTCTGTGGCCAGCTGATTGCGACAGCCTTCCAAGGAAACACCCCCAACGTGCTGAAgcaagctgctgcggccTATTTGGCGAGTTTCGTTGCCAGAGGCGCACATGTACCTGGGAGCCTGGTGCGGACTATGTTCATGCTTCTTATCCACCACCTTGAGCAGTATCGGAAAAAGTACGAGCCTCTCTGTCGTGGCCCGGACTTGAAGCGGTTCCACCCTTACTACTCTCTTGTGCAAGCAACACTCTACATCTTTTGCTTTCGCTGGCAAGACCTGGTGGTATCCGCACCGGAGGTGGTCGACCCTGAGGACCCGGCGTCGTACATTGGGCAAGACCTAGAGTGGGTGGGATCCTCGCGGAAGGATCTCTCCATCCAAATCTTCGGCAAGCTGAACCCGCTGAAGGTGTGCGCCCCGGTCATTGTGGAGGAGTTCGCCAAGCTTGCGCACCGGCTTAACTTCATGTACATCTACCCCTTGGTGGAGAGCAACAAGCGCGTCCGACTTACGCAATACCTTTCGGCTACGTACGCCACGGGCGGTGCGTTGCGGGACTCGGGTTATGAAGCGCAGGGCGAAAGCTTCCATCAGCTGGACCCATACTTCCCATTCGACCCATACCAATTGCCTATCAGCAAGCGATGGCTTGCTGACGACTACGTGCACTGGAAGTCTGTGCCTGGGTTGAacgcagacgacgatgacgatgacagcgacgagatggatgacgacgaagatggcgacATTGAAgagggcacggcgacggacaGTGAAGTCGATGATTTCGAGTGA
- a CDS encoding uncharacterized protein (COG:S~EggNog:ENOG503PEA4) yields the protein MPPAKKANNKSSRTASSTAPARGGEKPEVGSGGGGGDRPDNKAKPKTDKEKALLRRQQVRRAQIEHRQRKANYVKQLELDVSQLRDLVALAEHDGRVLHRENEEIITILRLNGVGRPSGVQQQPPPPLPPAAHHHAAQQQQQPPAYMIRPEGAAAGVTPSHGPPVEPIDPMMMLDPSVPGSYASSSSVPDVAASPEMFSGIDLDDWTVHLSVDKSLGTPCFRIDSGPGSSGDGSVASALTPPKSATGGDVQLTPAQEQRAINFILAYVLRKLSLEHVCWNHFRLGDFPCHDHSEECEEDNGHTLMASAYCMASAPESIYVDSQPLARDYSKNKPPSSTALPPPSFSWPAVGITLDSLYGLAQSLNPGDQEIAPVQAWFELASRYPVDILLDATTLDALQRELQDVVRCVSFGAAIERMAFESVLAKVLGPSDTLLNAPVEGIL from the exons ATGCCTCCCGCGAAGAAAGCTAACAACAAGTCGTCGCGTACAGCATCATCGACAGCACCCGCAAGAGGAGGTGAAAAGCCCGAggtgggcagcggcggcggcggcggcgacagacCTGACAACAAGGCCAAGCCCAAGACCGACAAGGAAAaggccctgctgcggcgccagcaggTCCGCCGCGCGCAGATCGAGCACCGTCAGCGCAAGGCAAACTACGTCAAGCAGTTGGAGCTCGATGTCTCGCAGCTGAGGGACCTGGTCGCCCTCGCGGAACACGACGGCAGGGTTCTGCACAGGGAGAATGAGGAgatcatcaccatcctccGGCTGAATGGCGTCGGACGGCCGTCGGGAGTGCAAcagcaaccgccgccgccgctaccacctgccgctcatcatcacgccgcccagcagcagcagcagcctcccgCGTACATGATAAGGCCAGaaggtgctgctgctggtgtgACACCGAGTCACGGACCGCCGGTTGAGCCAATTGACCCGATGATGATGCTTGATCCCTCCGTGCCTGGAAGCtatgcgtcgtcgtcatcggtGCCGGACGTTGCTGCGTCCCCCGAGATGTTCAGTGGCATCGACTTGGACGACTGGACAGTCCACCTAAGCGTCGACAAGTCCCTCGGGACGCCCTGCTTCCGCATCGACTCCGGCCCCGGCTCCTCGGGtgacggcagcgtcgccagcgccctgACGCCGCCCAAATCAGCGACGGGAGGAGACGTGCAACTCACACCCGCACAGGAGCAACGCGCCATCAACTTCATTCTTGCGTACGTGTTGCGGAAGCTCAG TCTCGAACACGTGTGCTGGAATCACTTCCGCCTCGGTGACTTTCCATGCCACGACCACTCCGAAGAGTGCGAGGAGGACAACGGGCACACGCTCATGGCCTCGGCCTATTGCATGGCCTCGGCCCCCGAGTCCATCTACGTCGACAGCCAACCCCTTGCGCGAGACTATTCCAAGAACAAGCCCCCGTCTAgcaccgcgctgccgccgccaagcttCTCCTGGCCCGCCGTTGGCATCACCCTCGACTCTCTCTATGGGCTGGCTCAGTCTCTCAACCCCGGGGATCAGGAGATCGCGCCAGTGCAGGCTTGGTTCGAGCTTGCGAGCCGGTATCCGGTCGATAttctcctcgacgccacgaCGCTTGATGCTCTGCAGCGCGAACTACAGGACGTTGTGCGATGCGTGTCGTTTGGCGCGGCGATCGAGCGCATGGCCTTTGAGAGCGTCCTCGCCAAGGTTCTTGGGCCGTCTGACACGTTGCTGAATGCCCCAGTTGAAGGTATCTTGTAA
- a CDS encoding uncharacterized protein (COG:K~EggNog:ENOG503NUVT~BUSCO:EOG092605QM) yields the protein MALEPGSGALGGSPESSGRNSPIPRQWRNQLGGEELQIKDKAYRRYASGVEKALLLFETALEEWADYISFLNKLLKALQTRPSSITAIPHKATVAKRLSQCLNPSLPSGVHQKALEVYNYIFTTIGKDGLSCDIPLYLPGLAPTLSFASLSVRSPFLDLLESYFLQIDPRSLRPAMKSIILALLPGLEDETSEDFDRTLALVASFKKALRPEDSELLSAHHSSSDEFFWQCFFLASITSHSRRGGALAYLVRFLPALGRSPAAQDSDTTSPTLMHDENPKISALVTTPEPGLLVRCFASGLADDQLLIQRGFLDLLVSHLPLNSTVLQSRVKPADLELLVKAAVGVVTRRDMSLNRRLWTWLLGPEPVSGDGDATGYLSTAPSDQQQSFLSSRTTYFEDFGLQPLTKALLDMIKSSIRGNAIERARPYRICLSLMDRWEIGGLIVPEVFLPVIESVRQFQDHSPSRSEFSEVLRSASVFFDGIESGLIYSELVSLLAQAIGPGSLTSVERRDKVSLVNFIITNFNVREEEMITIHAPLTCVAALAMLEDSRARKTKIGLADGELEQLSQEVLGVVASLLELVPERAFPDVSDLAAGDRRNEQYAHLLSNTEILKKIQAFYVHGQGNLEGAAIPFNTVESGEVLLHKAASFICNEATEHDSMSDLGIRVRILILILLKTPTSYTFGAADLLSHLKGKLVQGAALHFSYFSSVVQLATQLHSTDRIAAEQLSALVAPLVSHAWHYLSASDPKYHVETVRCLWQLQTSLTLSARDIEASLSAILVDRLLLVQQTTSSAAEAARTFGVLWSHTLQDSASDRRGSRTQLQDCRTISRLAGMDHYQVMLAQPLFLVLDALIDERTQLYMVVKSWLNTMIGIDRLFLLFVTKISELSFVASINGHEGGEKAATDNVVFNENDDIELCLYYLRSLQHVLRCTGEMTRAVLASKYLYFGDGEVHIRAGAEDNEITLQEFLVRVCLQCVTADVADRSNVELVERVSQLHRYALTILHEFLSSRYAAPLTSLHLDGILVGRLSKSIDESDPYVQVLLLDVIYDVLKIHDMAPVEISTSPTLEKSPPSFDRSRPSRQSISMSESRPIAPPMPPQLLKCLQAGLSAASSHAVLDSWVAFLSDCLPLYSQSIFQVLIPLVETLCRQVGQVFTSLRNTFKAEQQRQSPNESAPEATLIYLLNGLEQVLALAHDQLLAAESRAQTVKGPEQPQSLFGSMVSGVFQSDGPQARSATANDRLTVHLAFQDAMRICFRIWSWGEGEEAKTQDQVSAASFTYTSLRMRNRARRLLEHLFSAETLECLETVIDIWTSTESPGERALVFNFMSALDACRPRHSIPALFNSIYSRTNPGALEPSRKSTMTISLQDSDIVAFLVEYARSLDDDAMDEIWQDCMTFLKDLLGNPFPHRLTLPGLLEFAAILGEKVDNTTFGEQRRMRRELGDLFLRLLAALFTTRPITFSEPTHSNGTPDKAVRDGSYKRTTLGDGPEDVVAVLASVAPKLPKILVENDRVLAAASTISTNVIGPTLRSKSFPDTVSPSTMTLLRELSRLHNNKKAWKKDVGDAFNDPRFFGMRLELATDDWLPLLRQWILTDKEKMLEITNRINAPTTAGIVFGVGATSARLEADRKTQLNLRRIATLILASADDTFVTDLGAILDKLVELMVATATSSPSSTTRADVFLVVRALVLKTSPVHLALLWPVVNAEIHAAISSVVAPDHSTASDIYVNTAIFQACKLLDLLICVAPDDFQLHEWLFVTDTIDAVYPPSTYQPIALADELSDELGSSVAQGSAQTDTAAHLAASSAYRRPLLIPGGLGDQVSFERRDDLIAKVLRPFFGQLSIFAFESTYAMVAVDLAGCVQDLLRDIFDERTMVRAL from the exons ATGGCGCTTGAGCCGGGATCCGGCGCACTGGGGGGGTCGCCCGAGAGCTCAGGGCGCAACTCTCCCATCCCAAGACAGTGGAGGAATCAGCTTGGCGGAG AAGAACTCCAAATCAAGGATAAGGCGTATCGTCGGTACGCATCGGGAGTCGAAAAAGCATTATTGCTCTTCGAAACGGCTTTGGAAGAATGGGCCGACTACATATCGTTCCTGAATAAGCTACTCAAG GCACTGCAAACCCGGCCCTCCTCGATAACGGCGATACCGCACAAGGCGACGGTCGCAAAACGGCTCTCTCAATGTCTCAATCCTTCTCTGCCTTCGGGTGTCCACCAgaaggccctcgaggtgTACAACTACATTTTCACGACAATCGGAAAGGATGGCCTCTCCTGCGACATTCCCCTGTATCTGCCAGGGCTTGCACCAACGCTCTCCTTCGCTTCACTATCCGTTCGATCGCCGTTCCTCGACCTGCTTGAGTCCTACTTTCTCCAAATCGACCCACGATCCCTTCGACCGGCAATGAAGTCCATAATTCtagcgctgctgcccggaCTGGAGGACGAAACGAGCGAAGACTTCGACCGGACTTTGGCTCTTGTCGCCAGCTTCAAGAAGGCACTCCGCCCCGAAGACAGCGAGTTACTCTCAGCCCATCACTCCTCTAGCGATGAGTTTTTCTGGCAGTGCTTCTTTCTCGCTTCGATTACGAGTCACAGTCGCCGTGGGGGCGCTCTAGCGTATCTCGTGCGGTTTTTACCTGCTTTGGGTCGGTCCCCGGCCGCACAAGACAGCGATACCACCTCGCCAACGCTGATGCATGACGAAAACCCGAAGATTTCTGCCCTGGTGACAACACCTGAACCCGGACTTCTTGTCCGCTGCTTTGCCAGTGGCTTGGCCGACGATCAGCTGCTAATTCAACGAGGGTTCCTGGATCTACTTGTGTCTCACCTACCACTCAATTCTACGGTGTTGCAGTCGCGCGTGAAGCCAGCCGACCTAGAACTTCTTGTAAAAGCAGCGGTTGGTGTGGTGACGAGACGCGACATGAGCTTGAACCGCCGCCTCTGGACATGGCTTCTGGGCCCGGAGCCTGtcagcggcgacggagatGCCACGGGCtacttgtcgacggcgccatccGATCAACAACAGTCATTTCTGTCATCAAGAACGACCTATTTCGAAGATTTTGGGCTGCAGCCGCTGACAAAGGCTCTACTTGACATGATCAAGAGTTCAATACGCGGCAATGCGATAGAGAGGGCCCGGCCTTATAGAATCTGCTTGTCTCTTATGGATCGATGGGAAATAGGAGGTCTCATTGTCCCCGAGGTCTTTTTGCCTGTCATTGAGAGTGTTCGGCAATTTCAGGACCACTCCCCGTCAAGATCTGAGTTTTCGGAAGTACTTCGAAGCGCCAGTGTCTTTTTTGACGGTATTGAAAGTGGCTTGATCTACAGTGAACTCGTCAGCTTGCTAGCCCAAGCGATTGGACCAGGGAGCCTCACCTCGGTTGAGCGGCGGGACAAGGTGTCTCTGGTCAACTTCATCATCACTAACTTCAATGTGAGGGAAGAGGAGATGATCACCATCCATGCGCCCCTAACTTGCGTCGCAGCCCTTGCCATGTTGGAAGACTCAAGAGCGCGCAAAACGAAAATTGGGCTCgcggacggcgagctggaaCAGCTGTCTCAAGAAGttctgggcgtcgtcgcctcttTGCTGGAGCTGGTGCCCGAGCGGGCTTTCCCGGACGTTTCGGACCTTGCAGCAGGCGATAGGCGAAATGAGCAATATGCACACCTGCTATCGAACACGGAAATTCTAAAGAAAATCCAGGCGTTCTATGTCCATGGTCAGGGAAatctcgagggcgcggcaaTTCCGTTCAATACTGTCGAGTCGGGAGAAGTGCTGCTTCACAAAGCTGCAAGTTTCATTTGCAACGAAGCCACCGAGCATGACTCGATGTCGGATCTGGGCATACGAGTCCGAATACTCATCTTGATTCTACTCAAGACACCGACAAGCTACACgttcggcgccgccgacctcctATCTCACCTGAAAGGGAAACTTGTGCAAGGCGCAGCACTACATTTTTCCTACTTTTCTTCAGTCGTTCAACTGGCTACGCAACTGCACTCGACCGATAGAATCGCTGCAGAGCAGTTGTCTGCACTAGTGGCGCCATTGGTTAGCCATGCTTGGCATTACCTCTCTGCGTCGGATCCCAAATACCACGTCGAGACTGTTCGCTGTCTGTGGCAATTACAGACGTCGTTGACGTTATCTGCCCGTGATATTGAGGCATCCCTTTCAGCGATACTGGTCGACCGTTTACTCCTTGTTCAACAAACAaccagcagcgccgcagAGGCCGCACGAACATTTGGTGTTCTCTGGTCCCACACGCTTCAGGACTCAGCATCTGATCGACGTGGCTCACGTACACAGTTACAGGATTGCCGCACGATTTCCCGCCTTGCCGGCATGGATCATTATCAGGTCATGTTGGCGCAGCCTTTGTTTCTCGTTCTGGATGCCTTGATCGACGAGAGAACGCAGCTGTACATGGTCGTTAAGTCATGGCTAAATACCATGATTGGCATAGACAG GCTATTCCTGCTGTTCGTCACCAAAATCTCCGAATTGTCGTTCGTAGCATCCATCAACGGCCACGAGGGTGGCGAGAAGGCCGCCACTGACAACGTTGTGTTCAACGAGAACGACGACATCGAACTATGCCTCTATTATCTCCGATCGCTGCAACACGTTTTGCGATGTACTGGTGAGATGACTCGGGCCGTTCTCGCCTCAAAGTATCTGTATtttggcgatggcgaggttCACATACGAG CTGGCGCGGAGGACAACGAGATAACACTCCAAGAATTCCTTGTCCGCGTCTGTCTCCAATGTGTTACAGCGGACGTTGCGGACCGTTCCAATGTCGAGCTGGTGGAACGCGTGTCCCAACTCCACCGCTACGCTCTGACTATTCTTCACGAGTTCCTATCAAGTCGATATGCCGCCCCTTTGACCAGTCTCCAtctcgacggcatcctcgttGGTAGGCTGTCGAAGTCTATAGACGAATCGGACCCATATGTCCAAGTCTTGCTTCTTGACGTTATTTACGACGTTCTCAAAATTCACGACATGGCCCCAGTGGAGATATCAACTTCCCCGACGTTGGAAAAGTCGCCCCCAAGTTTTGATCGATCACGCCCAAGTCGGCAGTCTATCTCTATGAGCGAGAGCCGACCTATCGCGCCGCCAATGCCACCTCAATTACTGAAATGCTTACAAGCTGGGCTCAGTGCGGCGAGTAGCCACGCAGTTCTGGATAGCTGGGTGGCATTCTTGTCTGATTGTCTACCGCTATACTCTCAATCTATCTTCCAGGTCCTCATCCCGCTGGTTGAGACGCTTTGCCGACAGGTCGGGCAAGTTTTTACCAGCCTACGAAATACGTTCAAGGCCGAGCAACAACGACAAAGCCCAAATGAGAGCGCTCCAGAAGCAACCTTGATTTACTTGCTGAATGGGCTAGAACAAGTTTTAGCCCTCGCTCACGACCAGCTGCTTGCCGCAGAATCTCGAGCGCAAACTGTCAAGGGACCAGAACAGCCGCAGTCCCTCTTTGGCAGCATGGTCTCTGGTGTTTTTCAGTCTGATGGCCCTCAGGCCAGAAGTGCGACCGCAAACGATCGTCTGACAGTACATCTCGCTTTCCAAGACGCAATGAGGATATGCTTCAGGATCTGGTCATGGGGCGAAGGTGAGGAAGCCAAAACCCAGGATCAGGTCTCAGCAGCATCATTTACGTATACCTCTTTGCGCATGAGGAACCGAGCAAGACGTTTACTCGAGCACTTATTCAGCGCAGAGACGTTGGAGTGCTTGGAGACAGTCATCGACATATGGACGTCAACGGAATCgccgggcgagcgggccTTGGTTTTCAACTTCATGTCAGCCTTGGACGCTTGCCGGCCGAGACATTCTATCCCGGCGCTCTTCAATTCAATATACAGCCGAACCAATCCAGGAGCTCTAGAGCCTTCGCGCAAGTCCACCATGACCATCTCATTGCAAGATTCGGACATCGTCGCCTTTCTTGTCGAGTACGCTCGttcgctcgacgacgatgccatggACGAGATTTGGCAGGATTGCATGACTTTCCTGAAGGACCTGCTCGGAAATCCTTTCCCTCATCGCCTGACACTGCCCGGTTTGCTCGAGTTTGCGGCGATCTTGGGTGAGAAGGTGGATAATACGACCTTTGGAGAGCAGCGACGGATGCGTCGGGAGCTGGGA GACCTATTCCtccggctcctcgccgcgctcttCACCACACGCCCTATTACCTTCTCCGAACCAACGCATTCTAATGGCACGCCAGATAAAGCTGTACGGGATGGGAGCTACAAGCGAACCACACTTGGCGACGGCCCTGAGGACGTAGTGGCAGTTCTCGCCTCTGTCGCGCCAAAGCTGCCGAAGATCTTGGTGGAGAACGACCGGGTGCTTGCTGCGGCAAGTACGATATCTACGAACGTTATAGGGCCGACATTACGTTCCAAATCGTTTCCAGACACGGTCTCTCCAAGCACTATGACGCTGCTACGCGAGCTGTCTCGGCTGCACAACAATAAAAAGGCTTGGAAGAAGGACGTGGGCGATGCTTTCAACGATCCTCGCTTCTTCGGCATGAGGCTCGAGCTGGCCACCGACGACTGGCTTCCTTTGCTCAGGCAATGGATACTCACGGATAAGGAGAAGATGCTTGAGATTACCAACCGCATCAACGCACCAACGACCGCGGGTATAGTGTTTGGCGTAGGGGCCACATCTGCGAGACTTGAAGCTGACCGCAAAACTCAACTTAACTTGCGGAGGATCGCCACGCTGATCCTTGCCTCCGCTGACGACACATTTGTTACTGATCTTGGAGCGATCCTGGACAAGCTGGTCGAGCTGATGGTCGCTACAgcaacgtcgtcgccttcttcaACGACTAGAGCTGACGTCTTCCTGGTCGTTCGCGCACTGGTCCTGAAAACCAGCCCTGTTCACCTCGCCCTCCTTTGGCCAGTCGTAAACGCCGAAATCCACGCGGCTATTTCATCAGTGGTCGCCCCTGACCATAGCACCGCATCGGACATATATGTCAACACTGCCATCTTCCAAGCATGCAAGCTTCTGGATCTGCTCATTTGCGTGGCGCCCGATGACTTTCAGCTGCACGAATGGTTATTTGTCACTGATACTATTGATGCCGTCTATCCACCATCAACATACCAGCCAATTGCTCTCGCAGACGAGCTGTCCGATGAGTTGGGGAGTTCTGTGGCCCAAGGCTCCGCGCAGACGGACACAGCAGCACACTTGGCCGCTAGCAGTGCCTACAGGCGGCCGCTCCTAATTCCAGGAGGGTTGGGAGACCAAGTCAGCTTCGAGCGCAGAGATGATCTCATCGCGAAGGTTCTGAGACCCTTCTTCGGCCAACTGAGCATCTTTGCGTTTGAGAGCACGTATGCTATGGTCGCAGTAGACTTGGCAGGCTGTGTTCAAGATCTTTTGAGGGACATTTTTGATGAGCGAACAATGGTTAGAGCCCTGTAA